TCTATTTCAATTTTAAGCTTGATGAAGCCTTCGTTTTCTGCTCTTAATAGAGCTAACAACCTATGGGAAGGAGCTTTGAGTAGTGTTTCGCTCCAATCAAAATATTGTTGATATTTCTGAGCTTCCTCTTCATTTTCTTTGGCTTTTTTTGTGATTTTACTAGTAATTTTAGCCTGTCGCTGAAACATTTGTCTTAGGCGTTTTCTTATGAATAGATTTTCGTTAATCCATTCTGCGATGATATCACAAGCACCATCTAAGGCTTCTTGAGTGGTAGATATTTTATCAGAAATATACTTTTGTGCGTTGTGTTCTAAGTGATTAGCGTTTTGAGCCATAATGATTTTAGCCAAAGCTTCTAATCCGTTTTCTCTAGCAGTATCCGCTTTAGTTTTTCTTCGTTTTTTGTAAGGTAAATATAAATCTTCTAATTCTTGTAGGCTAAATGATTGTTCAATTTTTTGTTGAAGTTCAGGCGTAAGGCTATTCTGCTCTTCTATTGATTTTAAAATACTTTCTTTTCTCTTGACGATTTCCTCGTATTGTTTTTGAAGTTTCTGAATTTGTTCTATGGCAACTTCGTCTAAATTGCCTGTTGTATCTTTTCGGTAGCGAGAAATAAAGGGAATAGTACCACCTTCGGCAAGAAGAGTTAGTGTGTTTTCTATAGATTTGGGTTGTAGTTGTGATAGAGACTGTATATATTGTACTAGAGTCATTGTTTTTTATTTTTTGATTGAGGTTCAACCGAGTCAATTATTTGGTTGAAATAAAGATAGAATTTTATACGCGTTCTAGTTCGTCAGGATTGATTTGAGTTTTAAATAACCCATAATTTACGGTTACTTTATTTTTAGAAATACTCTCAATAGTGCCTACACTGGTACTTCCTGTAATTCTCACTCGTTGTCCTACTTTTAGCCAAACAGCTCTTTCTTTCTGTTTTTTTTCTTCCAATTTTTGGTTGGTTTCTTCTATTTTCTCTTTGACATCTTTCCTTTTGAGCTGTTGAGTGATTTTGCGTTTGATTACTTGTAATTTTTTAGACTCATCTTTATCAGAGCCTAACTTTCGGTATTTCTCCTGTTCTAATATTTTTACAAAATCTTTGACAAGTTCCTTTCTAGAACGCCCATTGATGTAGTCTTTAATAAAATTTTCTACTTTGTTCCCAAATTGTAATTTTCGGTGTTCTTCTTCGTAGAGTTTTTGGAAGTTAAAAAGTTTCTGCTGTAGTTGCTCGTTAAGTTTTTGCAGATTGTCCCGTTTATCTTCTACCGATTCTTTTTTCTGAGATAAATCTGTTTTTAGTTTTTCCACCTCAAATTTTTCTTGTTGAAGTTTTACGATGGTTTTATCTAAATTAACCACATCTTTCTCTACTTTTCTTTTCGCCGAGCGAATGATGAAAGGTGGAATTTTATTTTTTTCTGCCACTTCAAAAGTAAACGAACTTCCTGCCTGTCCTATCTCTAATTTATAAAGAGGCTCTAGACTGTTTTCATCAAAAAGCATTGCTGCATTTTGGGCGTTAGGGAGTTGCTCCACTACCAGCTTAATGTTGGTGTAGTGAGTAGTAATAATAGCAAAGGATTTTTTTTCGTAGAAAAACTCCAAAAAACTTTCCGCCAACGCACCACCAAGTTCGGGGTCGGAGCCAGTTCCAAATTCATCTATAAGGAGCAATGTGTTTTTATCCGCTTTTCTGATAATGTGCGACATTTTCTTAAGTCTAGATGAATAGGTAGAAAGGTGATTTTCAATAGATTGATTATCACCAATATCCGTCATTACTTTATCAAAGAAAAACATTTCAGATTTAGGGTGTACAGGAACTAAAATTCCTGATTGGAGCATAAGCTGTAACAGCCCTACGGTTTTTAATGTAATTGATTTACCACCAGCATTTGGACCAGAAATACAAATGATTCTATTGTGCTCAGTAAGGGCAAGGGTTTGTGGGAAAATTTCTTTGTTCTCAGCCTTGTTTTGTAACCATAATAGAGGGTGATAAGCCTCTTTTAGCCTTAGTGTTTGGTGCTCATTAATTTTAGGAAGCGTCGCATTTACTTTTTCCGCAAACTTAGCTTTAGCTCTCGTAAGGTCTAGGTCAAAAATATAGTTTTGATAAGACGCTATTTCAGGTTGAAATACAGCTATTTCAGTGGTTAGCTTTCTTAAAATACGGTCTATTTCCTTTTTTTCTTCTTCTAAACTTTCTTTTAGTTTAAAATAATGTTTTACTACAGTTTCTGGTTGAATATAGGTGATGGAACCTGTCTTTGAAACGCCTAAAACTCTACCTTGCACCCTTTTTTTGAAACCTGATTTTACAGCTAATACCCTTTGGTCTTCTATAATTGTTTCTCTGATTTCGTCTAAAAAATCACTTTGAGAATAGACTCCTAAAGCCCTATTGAAATTTTCATCTATGGCTTTTTTAGCTTTTTGTATTTCATCTCGGAGTTCTTTTAAAGTAGGGGAGGCATCACTTTTAACCTCTTCAAATCGGTTAAAAACCTGGTCTATTTTCTCAATAATTTCTTTTTTGAAATCAAGAGTTTCTATGCCTTTCAATAATTCAGGGAAAATCTCCGAATACTGTGGAAAGAACTTTTGGAGTTTTCCGATTTGGGAAGTGATATTTTTAATCTTTATAAAAGCCCTATTTTCTAATCGGAAATTCTCAATAAGCATCAATTTTAGTTCTGTTTCTACATCTTCGTATTCATTGAAAGGAATAGCATTTTCACTTTCAAAGCTACTTAAAAACTCAGAAGTTTTTTTTAATGAAATTAAGGCTTCCTCTTTTTTAAGAGGTTTTAAATCCGAAATTTTTTGAGCTATTTTTGAGGAATAGGCGTATGGAACAATTTCCGCTAATAGTTGCGGAAACTCTAATTCTTGTAAACTGTCTTTAGTAATATGCACGGCACAAAAATAAGAAAAATTAGGCTTTCAATAGATAGAGTAATTTTTGAATAGAAAATAAAAAAAACACTCCTCGAAAAAGGAGTGTTTTTAGTAGCGAAGACGGGAATTGAACCCGTGACCTCAGGGTTATGAATCCTGCGCTCTAACCATCTGAGCTACCTCGCCATTAGAGTGGTGCAAATATAGAAATAATTACAATAACTACAAAATTATTTTAAATTATTTTCATGTAGAAATGCACCAAAACTGTTCGGTTTACTCAATATTTTATTATTGCTATCTAATAGGAAATAAGATGGTGTAGCGTTGATATTGTAAGTATCTGTATAGCTAGAGTTCCAACCTTTTAGTTCAGAATCGTTAATCCATGGGAGGTTTTTTACAGTCTCTTGATAAGACTCTGCATTGGTATCTAATGATAGACCTATAACTTCTATATTATTGCTTTTTAATTTGTTATAATTTTCTAAAATTAAAGGCAATTCTGAAACGCAGTGAGGACACTCTGAAGACCAAAACAAGATGAGTTTTTTATTTGATTTAATGTCACTTAGTTTTTTTGATTTAGTATTTATTACACTTTTTGAGAAGGTGTAATCCTTAAAGGTACTCCCAACCATAGTGCTTTTCATTGCCTCCAGTCTGCCTTCTAAATTTTTGTTTATAGAACATTTTAAATTAGAGGCTTGTTGGTAATATTTATCCTTTTCAGCGTCTAGACCATAGGCATCAAATAGATTCAATAGTTCAGATAAAATAGTTTGCCCTCTAGGGGATTCTATATTTACTTTATCCAACAGAGCATCTGTTTGAGAAATAACTTGATTCCTAGGGACGGAAGAAATAAAGTTAATTAATGTAGATTTTAGTAAAGAGGAGGTTTCTAACAACTCTCCCGTATTAGCTAAGAAGTTGATATAATCATCAGTAGTTTTAGGGATTTCTCGATTGGTGTATTTTACATTATCCCAATAGTAGCTTATAAAAGGGTGATTAGAGTAGTCCTTAAGATCACTTTGTTCTAGCTTTTTTATTTCTAACTTTAGAGCTTCATTAAAAGGTGAGTTATCATTGTAAATATCTCTAATTTGTACCAATACAGGTAATACTTTCTCTTTTTTTTGTTTTTCTTTGATGAGATACTGCATGGTACTATTGGCTTCATCTAAGAAATTGATTTTGTTGATAGAACTGTTATCAGTATCCAGTTTTACATTTACATCTTTGTTTTCAGAAATAAAACTGAATGATTTGCCATTCTCAGGAAAATAGGCACGCATCATACCTATGTAATTATTAGGAATAGTATAACTCCATTTACCATTAGATTTTTTAGCCTTTCCTGCTATATAATCTTTTGAACCGTTGAGGGTGTACAAAATAACCTCTTGATTACTGAAAGTATCAGGTGCTTCTATATTTATTTTAAATTGAGCAGAAGTCACTCCAAATAGAAATGACGTTCCTAATAAAATTGTTTTTTTCATAAGAACAAAAATAAAAAAACTCATAGAATTTTCTATGAGTTTCTAGATATTATAAACTTTTTAATTGTTTTTTTCTTAAGTAATAAGAAGTAACCAATATAAATCCTATTGCTAATAAAACAAGCTCTGTGGAATATAAATCTATTGGAGTTTGTGGTGGAGCACCAGGACCAGCGACACCTCCACCGCCTGGTGCTCCTCCTGTTGGTGGAGCACCAGGGCCAGCAACACCAGCACCAAAAACTAAATCTGTATTAAGAAAAGCTATGATTAGAAATAATAATCTTAGTTTGATATTGTTGTACATAATCTATTACTTTACTATTTTTTGAGAGAATTTTTGTCCATCTTTGGATATTGCTGTAACTACATAGGTTGCTTGTAGCTCAGGTAATTTAATTATAAAGTCAGAATCTGTTTTTACAGTTGGCTCTGATATAATTAGCTTTCCACTTATATCATAAACTTTTACACTTGCCTGTGTCCAGTTAGAATCAAATATTAATCTATGAGCTTTAATGCTATTATCATATAACACTACACAGTCGGAAGGCTTCTGGATATTAGATGTAGCCAAAGTTTTATTTTCAGGTTTTCCGTAGTACAGATTATAGTATTGCTGAGATACAGGATATTCTGCTCCTTGTTGCAAAGCAACTAAATTGCCTTCACCAGAACTGATGTAGAAACTTTCTCCATTAGAAAGAGTTTCTGTGTTTTTTGGAAGAAACTCAGTATTCTCTCTAATCTCAAATTTAACTTTCTTTATTTTATCACTATAGAGTCCTAGTAAAATATCTTTTCCTTTGTAATCAGTTTCGTTAGCTTCATTAATATATAACCAATAAGCATTTGCTGCTTCTTGGTCATATCCACCTGCAGGGCTTTCCTCAAATGTTCCTATGACATCAGAAGAAGTTGCTGTAACTTGAGTAGATGAAGTAACTCCTGTTCCAGTACGAGCATTAGGGTAAACAGCATAATAAGTTCTTCCTATCTCATTACCTTCATTATCTAAAGCTATAACACCTAACTGTTTTACAGAGTTAGAAGTACTAGCTGTTAAACTTTTGAAGCCATTATTTTGTACCCTTAAATTACCTGCATTTGTAGCTGATGACATAGTCCCCTCTCCTTGTTCAGTGTTAAGAACAGACGCTCTGTTGTCAAAAGTTCTAAGTGTTGCCAAATCAAGACTTCCTGTTTCTCCGTCTTTCATTTTGATAACGAAAGTTCCCATAGGTCTTACAATAGCTAAATCAATATCTCCTACAATTACTCCTCCTCCTGTAAAAGAAATATACTTATATCCAGAATAACTTGTACCTGAAGTACTATTATAAGCCACAGATTTAACCTCAACTCTAATAGCTTGAATTTTGCTTTGTAAATCAGTAGGTATCTTTGTTAAGTCTAAATTGGTTAAGAAAGGGTTTCCAAATTGATAAATATTTCTACCATAGGTTCCTTCCCATGCAGTAGGATAGCTATAGAAAGAATCATACATATAGGTATTATATTTTTCTCTATAAATATTTAAACCATTCCCTCCTGCTCCGAAGTTAATGCCATTACCTGCATTTTGTAATGAAACAGTGTGCATACTCGTAGCAGAAGCGAAAGGTGTGCCTGTTACTGTTCTTACGGAAGTAAAACTAGTACCATCAGCACCTAGCATATAATAAGCGGATCTATAATTTCCAGAGGTTGCATTCATGCCACTATTCTGACTTGATAAATCCGTAACATGCTCAGATCTTACTAAAGTATTATTATATACTAAAATTTCATTCTTACTCCATCTTGAAGTAGAAAAGGTTTTTCCTAATCCTGAAGATAAATCGTTAAAAACTTTATTCTCAAAAGGAAGAGCTAACTGTTGATAATGCCCGTTATCTGTAGTTTGGAATTCTTTCTTAACAACACCTGTTATATTACTTTGGCTGTCATTGTTTATCCATAGCTGTCCGTAGTTGCCATAAGGGTCACCAGTAACAGTAGGTGTATTTTGCTTTATTACAAAGCTACTACCCGTACTATCATCAGTAAGAAGACCTCCTTTATCTATTTGTATATTACCTTGATTTTCTATTAATCCTGTATTTTTAACCTCTACAGTACCCCCATTGTACATTAATGTTCCGGGTTTTACATATAAATTCGCCGTTGCTGCTACATAAGTCAAGGATTGAGCTTTGATGGACATTAATCCTAGAGCTAACAACCCTGCAGAGAATACACCTTTTTTCATATATGAGTTTTTTATTATAATATTGTACAAATAACCAAGCAAAGATATAAAAATATTATTACAATCAATAGATTACTGCAATAATATTTTACTATCAATGGAATCTACATTAAACATGTAGTCTTCTAAAACCTTTTCTGTAGTACCTCTGAGCCCTCTTGCACCTAATCCTTTTTCAAAAGTTTCATCTACAATTTTCTCTAGGGCTTCGTCTGTGAATTCTAAATCTACACCGTCCATCTTGAAAAGAGCTTTGAATTGATTAACAATAGAGTTTTTTGGCTCTTTCATTATTCTTACCATGGTCTCTTTGGTTAGTTGGTCTAAATAAGTAATTACAGGGAATCTACCTAAAAGTTCTGGAATTAATCCGAACTTTCTCAAATCCGTTGAGTTTACTTGTGGCAATATCTGTGCCAAATCTTTTTCGGAGTCTAATTTTTCTTTACTAAATCCTATGGCTTGCTTGTTTAGTCTCCTTTCTATAATTTCTTTTATACCATCAAAAGCCCCTCCTGCAATAAATAGAATATTCTGAGTGTTTACCTGTATGTATTTTTGATCAGGATGTTTTCTTCCTCCTTGAGGCGGTACATTTACGATGCTTCCCTCTAATAATTTTAATAAACCCTGCTGTACACCTTCTCCTGATACATCTCTTGTGATGCTTGGATTGTCTGATTTTCTCGCTATTTTATCTATTTCATCTATGAATACAATGCCTTTTTCGGCTTTTTCTACATCGTAATCTGCGACCATAAGAAGTCTAGACAAAATACTTTCTACATCTTCGCCTACATAACCAGCTTCGGTAAGTATTGTGGCATCTACAATGCAAAAAGGTACATTGAGTTCTCTAGCGATAGTCTTTGCTAAAAGGGTTTTTCCTGTGCCTGTTTCACCTATCATGATGATGTTGGATTTTTCTATCTCAACATCATTGTCTTTTTTTGTTGAAGAGTGTAGGAGTCTTTTATAATGGTTATAGACTGCGATGGAAAGTTGTTTTTTAGCTTGGTCTTGTCCGATGACATATTCGTCTAGAGTTTTTTTAATTTCTCTAGGTTTCTTTAGTTCGGAGAGGGTATTTACGGGAGAAAATTCTTCTTTCTGGATATTGTCTTTAACAAATGCGTGAGCCTGTTCTATACAATGTTCGCAGATGAGTCCGTTTTGTCCCGAAACTAGCATTTGAACTTCTTTACGATGTCTTCCGCAAAAAGAACACTGGTTATTATTCATATTTTAGTGTTGAATGAGTAGGTGAATGAGTGATAATTTATTTTAAAATTTTTTGCTGTATTTCTTTGAAATCTTCTGCTGAAAATTTCACTCTCTCTTTCTTAAAATTAAGGTCTTCTATCTTGTTGATAGGTACTAAGTGAATGTGAGCGTGAGGTACTTCTAGTCCGATAACTGCTATGCTCACTCTTTCACAAGGAATGTTTTTCTCAATTTTTTTAGCTACTTGTTGTGCAAATGCCCAAAGATTTTTAAACTCCTCCGTATCTAAATCAAAAATAAGGTCAACTTCCTTTTTGGGAATTACCAAAGTGTGTCCTTCAGCTAAAGGCATTACATCTAGAAAGGCTAAATGGTTTTCGTCCTCTGCTATTTTATACGCAGGGATTTCTCCGTTGATGATTTTGGTGAAAATAGAAGCCATAACTATTAAATTTTAAAATTATAGAGAAATATCTAAGACTTCAAACGTCAGTTGGTTGCCATTAGGTAAGGTAATTTCGGCTGTTTCACCCACTTTTTTACCTAACAAACCTTTAGCGATAGGCGTGTTTACAGAGATTTTCCCTGACTTTAAATCGCTTTCGTTATCTGGAACCAGTGTGAATACTTGCTCTTTTTTCGTTACTTTATTAAATAGCTTTACAGTAGTCAATATAGAAACTTTAGAAATGTCTAGTTGACTTTCATCTATAACTTTAGAAGTAGCTATTAAATCTTTTAGTTTAGAAATTTTCATTTCTAAAAGTCCTTGAGCCTCCTTAGCAGCATCGTATTCAGCATTTTCAGAAAGGTCACCTTTATCTCTAGCTTCGGCTATTTGTTGAGTTATTTTTGGTCTTTCTACGCTTTCTAGTTGCTCTAGTTCGGCTTTCATTTTCTCTAAGCCTTCTTTCGTTACATATGCCATAATTTCGTTAATTTAGCGTTAGTATAAAAAAATAATCCGACATTTGCCGGACAATGTTTTGTGTTTAATAATTTGGTGCAAATATATAAATTTTATTTTAAATGAAAAGAACTTTTTGGGGATTATTGGTTTTAAAAATATTAGTAATCAGTAGTTTAGTTTTTACT
The genomic region above belongs to Riemerella anatipestifer and contains:
- the greA gene encoding transcription elongation factor GreA yields the protein MAYVTKEGLEKMKAELEQLESVERPKITQQIAEARDKGDLSENAEYDAAKEAQGLLEMKISKLKDLIATSKVIDESQLDISKVSILTTVKLFNKVTKKEQVFTLVPDNESDLKSGKISVNTPIAKGLLGKKVGETAEITLPNGNQLTFEVLDISL
- a CDS encoding TlpA family protein disulfide reductase, whose protein sequence is MKKTILLGTSFLFGVTSAQFKINIEAPDTFSNQEVILYTLNGSKDYIAGKAKKSNGKWSYTIPNNYIGMMRAYFPENGKSFSFISENKDVNVKLDTDNSSINKINFLDEANSTMQYLIKEKQKKEKVLPVLVQIRDIYNDNSPFNEALKLEIKKLEQSDLKDYSNHPFISYYWDNVKYTNREIPKTTDDYINFLANTGELLETSSLLKSTLINFISSVPRNQVISQTDALLDKVNIESPRGQTILSELLNLFDAYGLDAEKDKYYQQASNLKCSINKNLEGRLEAMKSTMVGSTFKDYTFSKSVINTKSKKLSDIKSNKKLILFWSSECPHCVSELPLILENYNKLKSNNIEVIGLSLDTNAESYQETVKNLPWINDSELKGWNSSYTDTYNINATPSYFLLDSNNKILSKPNSFGAFLHENNLK
- a CDS encoding T9SS type A sorting domain-containing protein, whose protein sequence is MKKGVFSAGLLALGLMSIKAQSLTYVAATANLYVKPGTLMYNGGTVEVKNTGLIENQGNIQIDKGGLLTDDSTGSSFVIKQNTPTVTGDPYGNYGQLWINNDSQSNITGVVKKEFQTTDNGHYQQLALPFENKVFNDLSSGLGKTFSTSRWSKNEILVYNNTLVRSEHVTDLSSQNSGMNATSGNYRSAYYMLGADGTSFTSVRTVTGTPFASATSMHTVSLQNAGNGINFGAGGNGLNIYREKYNTYMYDSFYSYPTAWEGTYGRNIYQFGNPFLTNLDLTKIPTDLQSKIQAIRVEVKSVAYNSTSGTSYSGYKYISFTGGGVIVGDIDLAIVRPMGTFVIKMKDGETGSLDLATLRTFDNRASVLNTEQGEGTMSSATNAGNLRVQNNGFKSLTASTSNSVKQLGVIALDNEGNEIGRTYYAVYPNARTGTGVTSSTQVTATSSDVIGTFEESPAGGYDQEAANAYWLYINEANETDYKGKDILLGLYSDKIKKVKFEIRENTEFLPKNTETLSNGESFYISSGEGNLVALQQGAEYPVSQQYYNLYYGKPENKTLATSNIQKPSDCVVLYDNSIKAHRLIFDSNWTQASVKVYDISGKLIISEPTVKTDSDFIIKLPELQATYVVTAISKDGQKFSQKIVK
- a CDS encoding HIT family protein, with product MASIFTKIINGEIPAYKIAEDENHLAFLDVMPLAEGHTLVIPKKEVDLIFDLDTEEFKNLWAFAQQVAKKIEKNIPCERVSIAVIGLEVPHAHIHLVPINKIEDLNFKKERVKFSAEDFKEIQQKILK
- a CDS encoding endonuclease MutS2, which gives rise to MHITKDSLQELEFPQLLAEIVPYAYSSKIAQKISDLKPLKKEEALISLKKTSEFLSSFESENAIPFNEYEDVETELKLMLIENFRLENRAFIKIKNITSQIGKLQKFFPQYSEIFPELLKGIETLDFKKEIIEKIDQVFNRFEEVKSDASPTLKELRDEIQKAKKAIDENFNRALGVYSQSDFLDEIRETIIEDQRVLAVKSGFKKRVQGRVLGVSKTGSITYIQPETVVKHYFKLKESLEEEKKEIDRILRKLTTEIAVFQPEIASYQNYIFDLDLTRAKAKFAEKVNATLPKINEHQTLRLKEAYHPLLWLQNKAENKEIFPQTLALTEHNRIICISGPNAGGKSITLKTVGLLQLMLQSGILVPVHPKSEMFFFDKVMTDIGDNQSIENHLSTYSSRLKKMSHIIRKADKNTLLLIDEFGTGSDPELGGALAESFLEFFYEKKSFAIITTHYTNIKLVVEQLPNAQNAAMLFDENSLEPLYKLEIGQAGSSFTFEVAEKNKIPPFIIRSAKRKVEKDVVNLDKTIVKLQQEKFEVEKLKTDLSQKKESVEDKRDNLQKLNEQLQQKLFNFQKLYEEEHRKLQFGNKVENFIKDYINGRSRKELVKDFVKILEQEKYRKLGSDKDESKKLQVIKRKITQQLKRKDVKEKIEETNQKLEEKKQKERAVWLKVGQRVRITGSTSVGTIESISKNKVTVNYGLFKTQINPDELERV
- the clpX gene encoding ATP-dependent Clp protease ATP-binding subunit ClpX, coding for MNNNQCSFCGRHRKEVQMLVSGQNGLICEHCIEQAHAFVKDNIQKEEFSPVNTLSELKKPREIKKTLDEYVIGQDQAKKQLSIAVYNHYKRLLHSSTKKDNDVEIEKSNIIMIGETGTGKTLLAKTIARELNVPFCIVDATILTEAGYVGEDVESILSRLLMVADYDVEKAEKGIVFIDEIDKIARKSDNPSITRDVSGEGVQQGLLKLLEGSIVNVPPQGGRKHPDQKYIQVNTQNILFIAGGAFDGIKEIIERRLNKQAIGFSKEKLDSEKDLAQILPQVNSTDLRKFGLIPELLGRFPVITYLDQLTKETMVRIMKEPKNSIVNQFKALFKMDGVDLEFTDEALEKIVDETFEKGLGARGLRGTTEKVLEDYMFNVDSIDSKILLQ